The genomic DNA CTGCGTGGGAGTGGACTTCTTTTTACATGCCAACAAAGAGTTTGTGCCATTCACTCACAAACCACTCTGTCCCTGCCACCCACCCACAGGCTCACCGGTTAACCCCAGAGTTCCCGGAGGCGCTGTACGAGCTGCTCTGCACCCTGCAGGAGGGGAGACGCCTCAACGACCAGCGCTGCTCCTTCAGCATGGAGAAGCCCATCGGGAGGAGGAGGTGCCACTCCGAGCCCAACGCCTCCAAGCCGGCACCCAGAGGTAGGAACCGTCCAAGAGTGTGTGCCTCGAAGGGATGAAGATGATACTCAGCTGTCTCCTTGTTCTCCTTAGTGACGTTCTCCTCGATGACCTCACTGCAGAAGGAGGAGTTTTTTGATCTGGTCGCCACCGCTCAGGCCCGCCGGCTAAACGACCAGCGGGCCCAGCTGCAGCGCTCCCTCCCGGCAAAACAGAAGTCGCGCAGCTTCAGGGGCAGCCTGAGGCAGCTGTCTTTGAAGAGACCCACCCCGGTGGTTGCCCCCGCTCCCGCCGCCGCTCCTAAAGAGGATCTGTACGACATGATTCTGACCAGACAGGTGAGCGGAATCAAACCCTGAGCTCAGGTGTTCTGCTGGAAGTCCTGACTGTGTTTCCTCCTCAGGCTCAGGGAAGGCTGGAGGACCAGCGCAGCCGAGCTCCTGGCCCCATGGACGACGAGGACTTCTTCTCCCTGCTCCTGAGGGTTCAGGGGGGGCGCATGGACGAGCAGAGGACTGTACTTCCACTTTTGTTGAAGACctgagacaaaaacagagacgTCGAGGCGACTGATTGTTGTGGCTTTGATTTCCTGtttaaagtttccttttttaacccTGATGACGCTTTCTGCTGGAGATCCCTCGAATGTTAATCAGTGTTATTGCAAAAAAACGCTAACGTTTAGAGCTTAAAATGTGACCCGCtcctgaaaaaaacccaaaacgtTTACTTCTAGTTAGTTTTCTTGTCTTCGCTGGTGAtcagcagatgtgctcggctgGTTTTTTGCCAGAACCGGCGAGCTGTGGAGCGGCTGCTGCACGCGTTTGATGCCGTGCAGACCGTGGACCTGAACTTCTGTTATTTGTGCAGTCAAAGCACTGATCAGAGACACTGAGCTGGTGATCAGAGGTGATAACTGGAGTGAGATCACGCAGAGCTTGAGTGTACACAATAGTtcttcttcaaaataaactgtttttaaatattcgtttgttttttaaatgtttttttttttcatcctagTTGTGGGAAACTGCTTAAAAATTGATTCCCTtatcacacgtgtcaaagtcaaggcccagggggccggatccggccctccggtaattatatccggccctccagatgttctcttgcgcttatttttaacttgtataattttaacaaaaaacatgtattatatggagagtaaaatattaaagttatttaaggtttaagtttatttattctggaataatattcctgcctttttattattctcaattatgctaaaaagttactgttttaaagtttaaaaactggcTTACTgctggctttttggactattttggcatttactaagatttatttaaagctattttagagtttagctaatatttctgctatgtgctagctgttttgtctaatttaggtttttaaaaaaaaatttaagctgttttgaagtttagcaattttttcagctacacgctaactATTTTGGGTAGccaatgttttctttcttttttcttaggctaatttggcatttagctaacattttagctggttattaacttcagctttttcagctatcaatttcagcatcttcagctatcagcactaggatcATCAACAAAATCaagcttacagcattatcacaagtaatgcaaTGTATCTAGtctataattatgttaaaaagtaacagttttgaagttttagaaatttagttttagtgtgttcattcaatgtttattctgtttggccCTCAACCTAAGGTGcatcttgtgcgattgagtttgacaccccttccCTGTTTGGAGAAGTTCTCGTCAGCGTGCATAATGATTGTAAACTTCACTCttaccataaataaaaatgcttacaCAAGAACTAAAGATAAACCTTTTGACAGATATTAATCATTTCAAACTTCCTGAATTTTAGCTTAAACTTGATTACCTCAAACCAAACTGTTTACTCAGCATGagtcaaaaaatataattttaaaactgagTATTTACTGCAAAACCTCAACAAGGATCCACTAGTTCAGGGCAAAACAGCTGCGGACAATGATGAAGGTCAGAGCAGGTGCAAGGGGCCTCCTGCAAACCCATGACCTCCGCCAGGGAGAGCCCGGTCCACTCAGTGCAGAGGAAACCTCCCAGAGGAAGTCCTGATCAGTCAGTGAGAAGAAGGCCAAAGGTGACGCTGCACCACTGCGCCGCTTCCTCAAACACTGGAGGATTACATGCAATCAACCCTCCAATCAGAGCGGCTGTGATGAGGAACACAAGACTTCACAAATTAGACAACAACACGTCTTTTCAAAGTTGTGAAAGAGTCAAACCAGAAGACAGCAGAAAGGTTCCACTTTTAGGATGAAACTGCACGTTTCTGCTTTTAAGGcggggtgtcaaattcaatcggacaaggggccaaaattaaaaacacaccttaggtcgggccgaacaggataaaaatgtattgaacacactgaaactacatgtttaaaaattaaaagccgtaacttttaacttaaatatgaactagatatatagcattacctgcaataatgctagtgtgagtgtcgtaagctgaatttggctactgaagatgctcatgctgatagctgaagatgctgaaattgatagataaaaacgctgaagttaatagctgaaaacgctgaagctgatggccagctaaaatgttagctaaatgccaaattagcctaaaaactaaaaaaaaaaaaaaaaaagaagaaaactttggttacccaaaacagttagcatatagctgaaaaaattgctaaacttcaaaacagcctaaaaaacaggggaaaaagccttaattagccaaaacagctagcacatagcggaaatgttagctaaactccaaaatagctttttatgaaatcttagtaaatgaagctgatagccagctaaaatattagttaaatgccaaattagcctaaaaaacttagaaaagaaaaaaaaaaaacgtaaacgcaggttagccaaatcagctactatttagctgaaaaaataatttaactttgaaatactctaaaaaaaacttttaaaaagcttaaaatagccaATAGAGCCAGCGTGTATATAATAGCCTCACTCCAAAATTACCTGAAATTTTttaaaggcctaaattagccaaaacagctacaatgtagctgaaatattagctgaactccaaaataacctaacaAATTGTAGTCAATACCAAAAAAGCCCCaaaagccaatttttaaaatattaaaaccataaattttcacataataatgaataagtaaaaggcagaaatattataccagaataaatcaactttaaaccttgaataactttcaatattttactctccataaaaatatattttgtcaaaattataaaagttaaaaNNNNNNNNNNNNNNNNNNNNNNNNNNNNNNNNNNNNNNNNNNNNNNNNNNNNNNNNNNNNNNNNNNNNNNNNNNNNNNNNNNNNNNNNNNNNNNNNNNNNNNNNNNNNNNNNNNNNNNNNNNNNNNNNNNNNNNNNNNNNNNNNNNNNNNNNNNNNNNNNNNNNNNNNNNNNNNNNNNNNNNNNNNNNNNNNNNNNNNNNNNNcatatatatatatatatatatatatatatatacacacacatgttaaatgaatttatttacttgtttcagtttttaacttaatattttttcttttgaattgtATTTGGGTACGCCCACTGGCGTGACGTCAAAAGTCACCTGATTTCTGAGTCTTCCCCGTGGGTCTGGACGAAATCATGAATCCTTTGAAACTGAATGCatcataaaagttaaaaataacgGTGTTAAAGTTCCagtttcttgttgttttaaaacccTGCTCGCTTTCTTTGAAGTTTCTTTTGGCGCTTTCGGGACGTCACGGTCTCTTAGCAGCGCTGACGGAACAAACCAAAATAGGGATGTAAGAGGGGGGAGGACGGAACCGAAGATTACAGTAAAGTCTCACTATGAGGGCAAAATAAAACCATTCCGGGGAATTATAGGACGACAAACAGGCTCTCTCAGAGGTGcgtatttttgttcagttgtttAGCCCGTAGCAGAAGACAGGTAGACCCGGTTTGTTCCACAAGTGGTATATTTGTCACGCATCGGTGTGCCGCTGACTCACACTTTCTGTCGTAACGACATTTCCTGCAAAAAGTTAGAGGGAGTTTTTCAGCAGTGACagatagtttgtttttatttctaccattttttcattctttgtgtTGTATTTAGCTAAATCATCTctttggggggaaaaataacatttgatcaaatttattattatttttaatttggtttgtatccatcacttttttaaatcaatacttgaaaataagatttttttattagttttattcaCAAATCCTCTTTAGatttaacacttttattttgttgtatttacaTTATTGTTCTTGTTGACTTTAAATGCCATGCTGCAGTGTCCTCCACTgattttgtggtttattttatgtaattgcacctagtttttttttcctgtctctATTTTTGTGTGTCAGTAGGTGAAACTTAAAGacaatgttgtcatttttatcattGGATCAAACATACCCACATAACTTGGCAAAAAGTGCACATTCCTCATAAATGTGGTTAcgtttacagaaaaacaaattggcTTTTCAACAGTATCTAATtcattgacagaaaaaaactcaaaattcaaatattttagcttgttttgctcatttatgttgtcaattattattgtttttttaattaagtgacTGAAAACTGACTCATTTGTGCAAGAAGCCACCTAGTGGTCCCTGAGGGAAacaacagtttattttcaatGCAGCCCATGTTCTATTTCAGGTGAGCTGCTCCAGTAATTTTAGGGCATTTTGAGCATTTTACCGGTGAAAGCAGCTCAGTTATGCCAACGCTACACAACCAACATGTTGATGCAAACAAAGTCACAGGATTTTGATCACAGCAGGTCATCCCACATATAGGAAGTGACTATTTTTGAAGcagtttttataaaagtatCAGCAGGCAGACATGctagatttaaataaatttaaactttgttGCAGCAGATCTGGTCCCCAAAATACTTCCCCTACTTTACTCATTCAGATAAAATAAATGGATATAAAGCCTGCAAACATTCTTCTTCTACTCCTTATAATAAGCTCATTTCCTGCTTTCAGATGcttctgctcctgctgctgtctCTTTCTCTGCCACCTGAGGGCGATGCATCACCGATCAGCTGCTACAACGACCGAGGAGATGCAGTCGACTGGTGAATGTCATTTGACTAAACGTTAAAgaaacttttcataaaaataaaagctatatTTTGATTTGCAAACCAGGTTCTACGTCTACAAACTGCCCAAAGAGCATCGTAGAACGGCTCCCCAAAGGGGTGAGGAATACCTCCTGCTGGAGAAAGGCAGTGAAGGATGGATGCAGGGAAAAGTGACGGTCAACGACAGTACGGGGGCTCTGGGCCGGACGGTGGGACAGCTGTACACAGAAGGAAAGGTGTGTTTGCTCTCCTTTAGATAGGAAACTTACTTTAGTTCAGGTTAGCAATTAATGGGAAAGAAgacatttacttttaaaatctaataagttttcatgtttttttatttttttatttctaaattataATCGACACTTTTGACTTCAAGATTGAAGCTACTTTGAGAAGGATGTAGTTCACTAACTCGCCACTAGGTgggtttttacatgtttctttttcccttcatagtcaaattttaagcaaacacaaatgtttgctCTCTtgttcaaaaagtatttttatcttgtcggttgaattttttattaaactgaaattgtcctgggagggggcggggtttatGCACTTAGACCCCACCCACCCACTCAGTGGTGTGATTTTTcagttagcatgctacaggCGTATCTTCAGTTCTcagggttttattattttttttcttttggtatgTCGGCATCCCGGTCTGCACAGAGGTGTAGTGGTTGGCACTCTTACAGTAAGAAgactctggttcaaatcccagcttaatttatttttctacaaatatttgaactttgcgagtttaaacaaaagaaaaaagtgtaaaaattgtCTTTTCTATCTGAGAAAAGTCGATAAACTATGTAGTGagaagttttacagccttaaaacagtATCCTAATTTGTGGTTTCACCTATTTTAGGAACAAATCTCCTACGACAAACGAGGGAACACCGCAGTTGTGTTGGTGAACGATTcaattatttgcaaaattttaaacattagcttaaattcagcttttttaccTATTTTCAGGTAGTTTTTCCATTGCAAtctatgcacattttttattatttttggtcatttttgccgtaataaatggaaaatctttcagttttgtgtttgttgaacATGTTTGTTCAAACAGTGGGAACTAAGTATGGATGTTATTATTGTCCCGAAGGTCTTTAGGCAGCAGCAGATGTTCATGAATGATATCATCTCTGTGACATCCCAGAACCGAGCGCTCGTTCTTCCTCTGAGCTTTAGTCTCTGCGGGGAATTCAGCATCCAGCCGTGAACTCAGCAGAACCACAAAGTTACTCTGCTTTTCAAACTGTGAACTCCCTAAAGTgacaaaaaccttaaataacctttGGGGACAATTTATCTTTTATCCAGTTTTGAAAAAGTTAATCTTAGTGTATGAAATTGAAGACGTTTCGCCTCGAGAGGCGAAACGTCTTCAATTTCATAAACTAAGATGAACTTTTTGAAGACTTtctgctgcttgtttttgttaatgaaaaagtgcttttttgttcagaaaaagCAGATGTTTTTCCAGATTTCTATGAACAATGTGTCTTTGTGAACTTCTGCTTTTCGACTGCAGTCATATGACCTTTCAGAAATGTGCTGAAAAGCATGTACGCCTTTGGTGACAGATCCCAGTTACATGGAGAAGTGAGAACTCGGTTTTGGAGCTTATGGCAGTTTTGCAGCTTGAATCAGCATGAATTGTGATCTTATTGtgaataattacattttgtatCAATATTTAGAGTTCAGTTTAAtgagaaaatgtgcttttcagAACTCAGAAGTGGCGTACATCCTTTACAATGACCAGAGCCCAATTGAGGAGTTCAGTGACGGAAGCGGAAACTCAGGAGGTCACACCAAAGGTGAGCGCGGTCATGCACCTGAAGAGAGCAACACGAATCCAGCTCTGAGAGTATTTGCttttagatcaggagtgtcaaaatcaatcacacaaggggccaaaatcaaaaacacacctaaggacgcgaacaggataaagacgtattgaacactctaaaacaaaagttttaaaactttttaacattatatatataggattacctgtgataatgctagtgtgaatgctgtaatttggctgctgaagatgctagtgctgatagctgaagatgctgaagctgatagctataAACGCTGAAGTCGAtggcttaaaacactgaagcgagtagctgaaaatgcagctgaaaacgctgaagttgatagctcaaaatgctaaagctgatagccagctaaaatattagctaaaattcatattagcctaaaaaaacgtaaaaaaaaaaaaaaacaacataaaatggccaaaacggctagcatttagctgaaatattagctaatattagcgataatgctagtgtgaatgctgtaatttggctgctgaagatgctagtgctgctagctgaagatgctgaaatagctgaaaacactggatttaattgctaaaaatgctgaagttgatagctgaaaacactgaagcgattagctgaaaatgcagctgaaaatgctgaagttgatggctgaaaaagctcaagctgatagctgaaaatgctaaagctgatagccagctaaaatattagctaagatttgaattagcttaaaaattaaaaaaaaaacaacaacccgaaattagcctaaacggctagcatttagctgaaatattagctaatattagcgataatgctagtgtgaatgctgtgatttggctgttgaagaagctagtgctgatagctgaaaatgctgaaattaatagctgaaaacactgaagctgataatcagctaaaattttagctaaatgcccaaTTAacctcaaaaacataaaaagaaaaaacttaggttaacaaaaacagctagcaagtagctgaaaaaatcgctaacttcaaaatagcctaaaaaactgaaaaatactaaattagccaaacagctagcatgtagctgaaacattagctaaacttcaaaatagcaaaaaaaaaatatatatatatagtccaaaaagccatcagaatgccaatttttaaaactgtagctttttaacataagaaaaataaaaaggcaggaatgttattccaaaataaaccaacttaaatcttaaaataactgtcaatattttactctccataaactatgtattttgttaaaacgctaaaagttacaaatcaacacaagataacatcgggccattaataacaataaaataaaatgatctggagggccggatagaattacccagagggccggatccggcccccgggccttgacttcgacacatttgttttagatcAATTATAAAAGGTTAAACTGCGATCAGGAAAAAGGTAGAATCcatattttgcacaaaaaaatatgtttattacaAAGGATTGTTTATAAAACTACCAAAATTGATTTtaactattattatttaaaatagatgaaaaataaataactttctcTGAATCCAGATAGATCGATTAGTTTGTCATGTTAACAAATCAATATGGGTTAAAGATCCCAAATGACTagaaaaaatgcagaataattaaaaaaatggggggAAATTCTTCaagaaaagtgtcttttatctttaaataaatgagagTTTAACATACTTTTATGCAAATTATGACTATTTAGA from Oryzias melastigma strain HK-1 linkage group LG16, ASM292280v2, whole genome shotgun sequence includes the following:
- the LOC112136613 gene encoding G-protein-signaling modulator 1, yielding MTERELLEPLIIVEDEDATVAVSDRDTAASPSGAEEKEKEEHSEAGAMPVKEQSLEERVTEEGRLREDEEENVNKNEDPSGDGSEGQTQKEGNLQEKQREEKGLTSSEQQPEEAEALKEAHRLTPEFPEALYELLCTLQEGRRLNDQRCSFSMEKPIGRRRCHSEPNASKPAPRVTFSSMTSLQKEEFFDLVATAQARRLNDQRAQLQRSLPAKQKSRSFRGSLRQLSLKRPTPVVAPAPAAAPKEDLYDMILTRQAQGRLEDQRSRAPGPMDDEDFFSLLLRVQGGRMDEQRTVLPLLLKT